In Shewanella sp. VB17, a single genomic region encodes these proteins:
- a CDS encoding type III secretion protein, translating into MSDPEQARLLATIAEADKAIENAGQRTELVSEMLAGMGVSRLAASTIFDNSAMMPALTQQAEKELMHEVHRQRRAAVAENPSLAEKGSKKRRPAMMRGMMI; encoded by the coding sequence ATGTCAGATCCTGAACAGGCAAGATTATTGGCCACTATCGCAGAGGCTGATAAAGCGATAGAAAATGCCGGACAAAGAACTGAATTAGTGAGTGAAATGCTTGCGGGAATGGGAGTGAGCCGTCTCGCAGCCAGTACTATTTTTGATAACAGTGCGATGATGCCAGCGTTGACCCAACAAGCAGAAAAAGAGTTAATGCATGAAGTACACCGTCAACGGCGGGCTGCAGTGGCCGAAAATCCAAGTTTGGCAGAAAAAGGCAGTAAAAAACGTAGGCCAGCTATGATGCGTGGCATGATGATTTAA
- a CDS encoding type III secretion system regulator LcrR: MSEDNLNRYFIRQGYSVQSCYWQNTEIELGMMITLDNASLVYRVEPDLKRILIVKFSRQQAKLGLSSPFKPLYILAEAAIQVLGKEYRLEGKVDVYRGSRLSNKRLARYYEHTGAEFNIESGQYSLLLANLRNIH, encoded by the coding sequence GTGAGTGAGGATAATTTAAATCGATATTTTATTAGGCAGGGTTACAGTGTGCAATCCTGTTATTGGCAAAATACTGAGATCGAGTTAGGCATGATGATAACACTAGATAATGCATCATTAGTGTATCGTGTTGAACCCGACCTTAAGCGAATATTGATTGTTAAATTCAGCCGTCAACAGGCTAAATTGGGTCTTAGCAGCCCCTTTAAACCCCTGTACATATTAGCCGAGGCTGCAATTCAAGTCTTAGGCAAAGAATACCGCCTTGAGGGAAAGGTGGATGTTTATCGAGGGAGCCGTCTAAGTAATAAGAGGTTAGCTCGTTATTATGAACACACAGGCGCTGAATTCAATATAGAAAGCGGACAATATTCGTTATTACTTGCGAATTTAAGGAATATTCATTGA